Below is a genomic region from Telmatobacter sp. DSM 110680.
CCGACTGCAGAACGTGGGCGCCCGTGAGTTGATTGAATAGCGTGCTCTTGCCCGCGTTCGTGTATCCCACCAGCGCCACCGTCGGTACCGGCGCCGACTCGCGGCGCTGCCGCTGCTGCCGTCGCACCCGCTTCACGGCATCCAGATCAAGCTTTACCTGGTCGATGCGGCGCTGAATTTTGCGGCGATCCGTCTCAAGCTGCGTTTCGCCCGGACCGCGCGTACCAATGCCGCCGCCAAGCTGCGACATAGCTTTGCCGCGCCCCGTCAGCCGCGGGAGCATGTACTCAAGCTGCGCCAGTTCCACTTGGAGCTGTCCTTCACGGGTCCGCGCATGCCGGGCAAAGATGTCGAGAATAAGCTGCGTGCGGTCAAGAACGCGGCACGGAAGCGCAGCCTCAAGGTTGCGCAACTGCGTTGGGCTCAGGTCATGATCAAACAGCACCAGGTCGGCGTTGGTGGACGCGGCCACGCCGGCAATTTCTTCTACCTTCCCGGCACCAATCAGCGTGGCGGGATCCGGGCGCGAACGCCGTTGCATCAGCTCCGCGGCGATCTCTCCGCCTGCGCTGCGAATCAGTTCGCGAAACTCCGCCAGCGATTCGTCCGCATCCAGTCCCGGCGAGTCCGCCGCCGGTTTTGCACGATCCTGAAGTTCTCCTGATTCGGATTCGCCAACTTCGTCGTCATTTGAACGCAAGGCCGCGCGACGCGCACCTTCAAGTCCGGCGCGCGTGGCACGCGGACGAGCCGTGAAGTCCACGCCAACCAGAACCGCACGCTCGGGACGGTCCCTCCAGCGACCTGTATCGGTCGTTGAGGAAACCCGGCCCCTGGCACCGCCTTCAACTGCCAACTGAGGGCGCTCCCTGTCTTATCGCTGCTCCGCGTTCGCCGCCGGAGGTGCGGGAGGCGGCACCGCCGCCGGTCCCATCCCTGTCAGCGCCGGCCTATGCTCGGTATGCATGACGCTCCGGTTGCTGACCACGGTCGAAATGGCGTGCTTGAAGATGAGTTGCTCCTGACTGTTGTTCTCCAGTAGAACGGAGTACTTGTCAAAGGAGCGGA
It encodes:
- the hflX gene encoding GTPase HflX, with translation MAVEGGARGRVSSTTDTGRWRDRPERAVLVGVDFTARPRATRAGLEGARRAALRSNDDEVGESESGELQDRAKPAADSPGLDADESLAEFRELIRSAGGEIAAELMQRRSRPDPATLIGAGKVEEIAGVAASTNADLVLFDHDLSPTQLRNLEAALPCRVLDRTQLILDIFARHARTREGQLQVELAQLEYMLPRLTGRGKAMSQLGGGIGTRGPGETQLETDRRKIQRRIDQVKLDLDAVKRVRRQQRQRRESAPVPTVALVGYTNAGKSTLFNQLTGAHVLQSARMFATLDPKLRAIELPSKRRILLSDTVGFIRNLPHTLVTSFRATLEEVEQAEILLHVRDASSTYGEEQKAQVEKVLDELEALGKPRIEVLNKIDLLDADEREGLAAREQPRDQRQVEVLVSAQTGEGMDALLAAIDRALFSDPVIETELRVPQSDGAALAAIESGMVIHSRAYEGNIVRLVISGPASLVGRLRKYRLHDDNPSDDTQHGTDTQVARG
- the hfq gene encoding RNA chaperone Hfq; amino-acid sequence: MENKPAQNIQDTFLNTVRKDKTPITIYLVSGVKLTGKIRSFDKYSVLLENNSQEQLIFKHAISTVVSNRSVMHTEHRPALTGMGPAAVPPPAPPAANAEQR